One window from the genome of Lentibacillus daqui encodes:
- a CDS encoding carbohydrate ABC transporter permease gives MKKQRFQLNEKQLGYAFVLPSLVLVFVVILWPVAQSFWNSLFDYRLNDPARSEKMLGTNIDLETYVDNYYLLQVQLDDLADTPEGKRNKQTLESIQNGIEKYHKELISDKQIKDKVDQVDQLLKQYKPVRESKLKYQKLDKDFASTYRKALIDYQHDLAEIANSSDKETIKTSFQQTADLLGSSSESILKPNFIGFDNYQKYFKDKRMWQSLGNTTFITIISVFFELVFGMLIALLINRTFKGRGFIRASVLIPWAVPTAVAAMMWGFLYDGQSGIVAHYLEVLHIIPSSSWLLSSGSGGLFSVILADVWKTTPYMALLILAGLQTIPGSLYEASNVDGANKFQQFFKITLPLLKSSILVALLFRTLDAFRVFDLIYVLTGGGPANSTESISVYAYKTLFAQQNFGEGSTLSVIVFLCVAIISFIYVKLIGSDLFAGRTK, from the coding sequence TTGAAAAAGCAGCGATTTCAGCTAAATGAAAAACAGCTTGGATATGCGTTCGTCCTACCATCACTTGTGTTGGTCTTTGTTGTCATATTATGGCCGGTTGCCCAGTCCTTTTGGAACAGTTTGTTTGACTATAGGTTAAATGACCCTGCACGATCTGAAAAAATGTTGGGTACGAATATTGATTTGGAAACATATGTTGACAATTATTATCTTCTGCAAGTTCAACTGGATGATTTAGCGGATACTCCAGAAGGAAAGCGGAATAAACAAACCCTTGAGTCAATTCAAAACGGTATAGAGAAATATCATAAGGAATTAATTAGTGATAAACAGATCAAGGATAAGGTTGACCAAGTCGATCAACTTTTAAAACAGTACAAGCCTGTTAGAGAATCTAAACTAAAATATCAGAAGTTGGATAAGGATTTTGCGTCAACGTACCGAAAAGCTTTGATTGATTATCAACATGATTTGGCGGAAATAGCCAATTCAAGCGATAAGGAGACAATAAAAACTAGTTTTCAGCAAACAGCGGATTTACTTGGTTCTTCCAGTGAATCCATACTAAAGCCGAATTTTATTGGCTTTGACAATTATCAAAAGTACTTTAAAGATAAGCGGATGTGGCAGTCATTGGGAAATACAACATTCATTACCATCATTTCTGTATTCTTTGAACTAGTTTTTGGTATGTTAATTGCTCTTTTGATTAATCGTACTTTTAAAGGCAGAGGATTTATCAGGGCCTCTGTATTGATCCCATGGGCAGTGCCTACTGCAGTTGCAGCCATGATGTGGGGATTTTTATATGATGGGCAGTCAGGGATTGTTGCTCATTATTTGGAAGTGTTACACATTATTCCAAGTTCTTCATGGCTTTTATCATCGGGAAGCGGCGGTTTATTTTCTGTTATTTTAGCTGATGTCTGGAAAACGACTCCATATATGGCCTTGCTAATTCTGGCTGGATTACAGACAATACCGGGATCCCTGTATGAGGCATCAAATGTGGATGGCGCTAATAAGTTTCAGCAGTTTTTCAAAATAACGTTGCCATTACTGAAATCTTCTATTCTAGTAGCTTTGTTATTCAGAACCTTGGATGCTTTTCGCGTATTTGACCTTATTTATGTTTTAACTGGTGGTGGGCCGGCAAACTCGACCGAATCAATATCTGTATACGCATATAAAACATTGTTTGCGCAACAAAACTTTGGAGAAGGTTCCACGCTATCAGTTATTGTCTTTTTATGTGTGGCGATAATTAGTTTTATTTACGTAAAATTAATTGGCTCAGATCTTTTTGCAGGACGAACAAAATAA
- a CDS encoding carbohydrate ABC transporter permease has product MNKRAGIGFYVFLVIFVFLVMFPFIWVFLTSLKPVGEIFSSFNWFTKHPSLDSYVAALTHRPLMRYMMNSFVVSIITTLLSVVFASFTAYALTRLPIKGKGLILGIVLAASMFPQVAILSPMFNLVTGLGLRNSYMGLVIPYITISLPLSIWVLSTFFQKIPYELEESAKLDGASPFQTFRKVIFPLAAPGVFTTAILAFVAAWNEYLFALTINSNDAWRTVPVGISMYTSEFSIPWGDISAATVIVTIPIVILVLVFQRRIVSGLTSGSVKE; this is encoded by the coding sequence ATGAATAAACGAGCAGGGATTGGCTTTTATGTTTTTTTAGTTATCTTTGTATTCTTGGTGATGTTTCCGTTTATTTGGGTGTTCTTAACATCTTTAAAACCGGTCGGAGAAATCTTCTCTTCATTTAATTGGTTTACGAAACACCCATCACTGGATTCATATGTGGCGGCTTTAACGCATCGGCCGTTAATGCGCTATATGATGAATAGTTTTGTTGTTTCTATCATTACAACGTTGCTATCCGTTGTGTTTGCGTCATTTACGGCATATGCACTAACAAGGTTGCCTATTAAAGGAAAAGGTCTCATACTGGGAATTGTTCTTGCAGCTTCAATGTTTCCACAAGTAGCAATTTTGTCACCTATGTTTAACCTTGTGACAGGACTTGGTTTACGAAACAGTTATATGGGATTAGTTATTCCATATATTACCATTAGTTTACCATTATCCATTTGGGTGCTATCTACATTTTTTCAAAAAATCCCGTATGAGTTGGAGGAATCAGCAAAGTTGGATGGTGCCAGTCCATTTCAAACGTTTAGAAAGGTTATTTTTCCATTAGCGGCACCCGGGGTATTTACAACAGCTATTCTTGCTTTTGTAGCTGCCTGGAATGAATATTTGTTTGCCCTGACGATTAACAGTAACGATGCTTGGCGGACCGTACCAGTTGGTATATCTATGTATACAAGCGAGTTTTCGATCCCATGGGGCGATATTTCCGCCGCCACCGTTATTGTGACCATTCCAATTGTAATTCTTGTGTTAGTTTTCCAACGAAGAATTGTATCCGGTTTAACGTCCGGTTCAGTTAAAGAATAG
- a CDS encoding Gfo/Idh/MocA family protein, translating into MSSNVNVAIIGCGGIANGKHLPSLKRLQQVNLVAFCDIEVEKAERAAKDYGVKDAAVYTDYKALLADASIDVVHVCTPNNSHAEISIAALEAGKHVMCEKPMAKTSAEGQAMLEAAERTGKKLTIGYQNRFRQDSQYLHNVCKRGDLGEVYYAKAHAIRRRAVPTWGVFLDEEKQGGGPLIDIGTHALDLSLWMMNNYEPKSVMGSTFHKLGKRANAANAWGPWDPEKFKVEDSAFGFITMKNGATIVLEASWALNSLDVDEAKCSLSGTEGGADMKDGLRINGEEFGKLYTTNVELDNSGVAFYEGDTESDAELEARLWIESIINDTEPIVKPKEALVVTQILEAIYQSAKTGEAVYFD; encoded by the coding sequence ATGAGTTCAAATGTAAATGTAGCAATCATTGGTTGTGGGGGGATTGCAAACGGCAAACATTTACCAAGTTTAAAACGATTACAGCAAGTTAATCTCGTTGCATTCTGCGATATAGAAGTGGAAAAAGCCGAACGCGCAGCAAAGGACTATGGCGTGAAGGATGCGGCCGTATATACTGATTATAAAGCGTTATTGGCGGATGCAAGTATTGATGTGGTTCATGTTTGTACCCCGAATAATTCCCATGCGGAGATTTCTATTGCTGCGTTGGAGGCAGGAAAGCATGTCATGTGTGAAAAACCGATGGCAAAAACAAGTGCAGAGGGGCAAGCAATGCTTGAGGCAGCGGAGAGAACTGGCAAAAAACTAACGATCGGTTATCAAAATCGTTTTCGTCAGGACAGTCAATATTTACACAATGTCTGCAAGCGTGGTGATTTGGGTGAAGTATATTATGCAAAAGCGCATGCAATCCGTCGTCGTGCCGTACCAACATGGGGAGTATTTTTGGATGAAGAAAAACAAGGGGGCGGACCGTTAATTGATATTGGAACACATGCATTAGACCTGTCATTATGGATGATGAACAATTATGAACCGAAATCCGTTATGGGATCAACCTTTCACAAATTAGGAAAAAGAGCGAATGCAGCCAACGCATGGGGACCATGGGATCCGGAAAAATTCAAAGTGGAAGATTCAGCCTTTGGTTTTATAACGATGAAAAATGGTGCTACGATTGTACTAGAAGCAAGTTGGGCGCTTAATTCGCTTGATGTAGATGAAGCGAAATGTTCGCTCTCTGGTACAGAAGGTGGGGCTGATATGAAAGACGGACTAAGAATTAATGGAGAAGAATTTGGCAAGCTGTATACAACCAACGTGGAACTGGATAACAGTGGAGTAGCTTTTTATGAAGGTGATACGGAGAGCGATGCAGAATTAGAGGCACGTTTGTGGATTGAGAGTATTATCAATGATACGGAACCTATAGTTAAGCCAAAAGAAGCACTAGTGGTTACGCAAATCTTAGAGGCTATCTACCAATCTGCCAAAACAGGTGAAGCGGTTTACTTCGATTAA
- a CDS encoding ThuA domain-containing protein, giving the protein MNITVWNEYRHEKENETVRNVYPDGIHQVIANFLEEAGHHVKTATLDEPEHGLTEAVLSETDVLIWWGHKAHDEVHEEIAERVKQRVLDGMGLIVLHSGHFSKVFKKLMGTTCDLKWREAGDRERLWVVDPTHPITEGLGSYLELEQEEMYGEHFDIPAPDELVFISWFEGGEVFRSGATFKRGNGKIFYFRPGHETYPTYHKPEIQQVIQNAVKWAANRNTPKHEYGNAKPLEEISKKR; this is encoded by the coding sequence ATGAACATAACGGTATGGAATGAATATCGGCACGAAAAAGAAAATGAAACAGTAAGAAATGTTTATCCGGATGGCATCCATCAAGTTATAGCAAACTTTTTAGAAGAGGCAGGGCACCATGTGAAAACCGCAACACTTGACGAACCGGAACATGGATTAACAGAAGCAGTCTTATCTGAAACCGATGTACTTATCTGGTGGGGACACAAAGCACATGATGAAGTACACGAAGAAATTGCGGAGCGGGTAAAGCAACGGGTTTTAGATGGTATGGGATTAATTGTCCTGCATTCCGGACATTTTTCCAAAGTTTTTAAGAAATTGATGGGTACAACGTGTGACTTGAAGTGGCGCGAAGCAGGTGATAGGGAAAGGTTATGGGTGGTGGATCCGACTCATCCTATTACAGAAGGACTTGGTTCTTACTTGGAATTGGAACAAGAAGAAATGTATGGGGAACACTTTGATATTCCGGCACCAGATGAGTTGGTGTTTATCAGTTGGTTTGAAGGTGGCGAGGTATTTCGCAGTGGGGCTACATTTAAACGTGGCAATGGAAAAATATTTTACTTCAGACCGGGCCATGAAACTTATCCGACATATCACAAACCAGAAATTCAGCAAGTCATTCAAAATGCAGTGAAATGGGCAGCTAATCGCAATACGCCTAAACATGAGTACGGTAATGCCAAACCATTAGAAGAAATTTCAAAAAAGCGTTAA
- a CDS encoding Gfo/Idh/MocA family protein: protein MTKLKMGIIGAGGIAQNRHIPAYQSLSDTVDVVAVQDVNPVNAREAAEKFQIPEVVEDYHDMFQMVDAVTICTPNKFHAEISVAALEAGVHVLCEKPMAMTVNECEAMIAASRKSGKLLSIAYHYRHTQAARTAQAAINAGVIGDPLVTRVQALRRRKVPGWGVFTNKELQGGGSLIDYGCHLLDLSMWLLGDSQPVEVIGKTYNRLSKTPNQLNDWGTFDHETFDVDDHVSSYITFDDGSSLQFECSWAANIKEDTLHLSISGADGGLNVYPFEIYQPRYGTFMTEQAKAAHDEWEAGQRQAANFVNSCLGYESLVVKPEQAMEVSRIIEAIYASSASGHSVRL from the coding sequence ATGACGAAATTGAAAATGGGGATCATTGGAGCAGGCGGGATTGCGCAAAATCGGCATATCCCGGCATATCAAAGTCTTAGTGATACCGTTGATGTTGTTGCTGTTCAGGATGTCAATCCCGTAAATGCACGAGAAGCCGCGGAGAAATTCCAAATTCCCGAAGTCGTTGAAGATTATCACGACATGTTTCAGATGGTTGATGCAGTAACGATCTGCACGCCGAATAAGTTCCACGCAGAAATTTCAGTTGCGGCACTTGAAGCAGGGGTACATGTTTTATGTGAAAAGCCAATGGCAATGACGGTAAATGAATGCGAGGCCATGATAGCTGCTTCCAGGAAATCCGGGAAACTATTATCGATTGCCTATCATTATCGCCATACCCAGGCAGCACGAACAGCCCAGGCAGCAATCAATGCCGGGGTTATCGGTGATCCGCTTGTGACAAGAGTTCAAGCATTACGACGGCGAAAAGTACCTGGATGGGGCGTGTTTACGAATAAGGAATTACAGGGTGGCGGCAGTTTGATAGATTATGGCTGTCATCTACTGGATCTGTCCATGTGGCTGCTTGGTGATTCGCAACCAGTTGAAGTCATAGGGAAAACCTATAATCGGCTAAGTAAAACACCAAATCAGCTCAATGATTGGGGGACATTCGATCACGAAACATTCGATGTTGATGATCACGTATCCAGCTATATTACCTTTGATGACGGGTCATCCCTTCAGTTCGAATGTTCCTGGGCCGCCAATATAAAAGAGGATACCCTACATTTGAGTATTTCTGGTGCTGATGGTGGATTGAATGTTTATCCATTTGAAATATACCAGCCCCGTTATGGAACGTTTATGACAGAACAGGCAAAGGCGGCACATGATGAGTGGGAGGCAGGACAACGGCAAGCGGCTAATTTTGTGAACAGTTGTCTGGGCTATGAATCATTAGTCGTCAAACCAGAGCAAGCGATGGAAGTTAGTAGAATCATTGAGGCTATCTATGCGAGCAGTGCAAGCGGTCACAGTGTCCGGTTGTAA
- a CDS encoding sugar phosphate isomerase/epimerase family protein codes for MRLGVFTVLFAGKTFEEMLDHVKDSGLDAVEIGTGGNPGNDFCPLDELLESEDKRKTYLEKVHERGLTISAFSCHDNPISPNKEQAKKAHETFEKTVKLASLMNVPVVNTFSGTPGSDEDAKYPNWPVTPWPTEYSEVLNWQWEEKLIPYWKKAGKFAEDHGVKIGIELHAGFLVHTPYTMLKLREATNDAVGANLDPSHLWWQGIDPVAAVKILGKANAIHHFHAKDTYIDQDNVNMYGLTDMQPYASVQSRAWTFRSVGYGHSSKVWSDIISALRTYGYDYVVSIEHEDPIMSIDEGFSQAVKNLKAVNIRESAADMWWA; via the coding sequence ATGAGGTTGGGCGTATTTACTGTCCTATTTGCGGGGAAAACATTTGAAGAAATGCTGGATCATGTAAAAGATTCCGGACTGGATGCGGTGGAAATTGGTACCGGTGGGAATCCAGGAAATGATTTTTGCCCGCTTGACGAATTACTGGAAAGTGAAGATAAGCGGAAAACATATCTGGAGAAAGTCCATGAACGGGGATTAACGATCAGTGCATTCAGTTGTCATGATAACCCGATTTCTCCAAATAAAGAACAGGCAAAAAAAGCACATGAAACATTTGAAAAAACGGTTAAACTGGCCTCACTGATGAATGTACCAGTTGTTAATACATTTTCCGGTACACCAGGGTCTGATGAGGATGCCAAATATCCAAATTGGCCGGTAACTCCTTGGCCAACGGAATATTCCGAGGTTTTAAACTGGCAATGGGAAGAAAAGCTGATTCCTTATTGGAAAAAAGCTGGAAAATTTGCCGAGGATCACGGGGTTAAAATTGGGATTGAATTACATGCCGGTTTCCTGGTACATACCCCGTATACGATGTTGAAGCTTAGGGAAGCCACCAATGATGCAGTCGGTGCAAATCTTGATCCAAGCCATTTATGGTGGCAGGGTATTGATCCGGTTGCAGCAGTCAAAATTTTAGGGAAAGCGAACGCGATTCATCATTTTCATGCTAAAGATACGTATATCGATCAAGATAATGTTAACATGTATGGGTTAACAGATATGCAGCCATATGCTTCCGTACAAAGCCGGGCCTGGACATTTCGTTCGGTTGGGTATGGACATAGCTCCAAGGTGTGGTCTGATATCATTAGTGCGCTCCGCACGTATGGCTATGATTATGTGGTTAGTATCGAACACGAAGATCCAATCATGTCGATTGATGAAGGATTCAGTCAAGCTGTGAAAAATTTAAAAGCGGTGAACATTCGTGAATCTGCTGCTGATATGTGGTGGGCTTAA
- a CDS encoding GntT/GntP/DsdX family permease, translated as MTGHDIQLLIITVCGILLLIALITSKLQMHPLLALLIISVGVGLTSGLGIDKVAESIEEGAGSTLGETGLTIALGAMLGKLLADSGASDRIASVILNGSNPRSLPWLMTLAAFIIGIPMFFEVGLIMLLPLIFTVASKLEQQGSVKGSAYVSIGVPVIAALATMHGMVPPHPGPLIAIGAFNANLGMTMIYGFICAIPAVILAGPVYGKFITPSMTVKPNKDLLDQYTTNQETNQTKAPIPITTAFGAIVIPVIMMLLHAIAGIFLSEDNAFYRVAEFLGSPVIAMLIGVLAAIIMLGYARGTDTKQIRNSLGSSLKPIAGILLIIAGGGAFGQVLEDSGVGEAIVHLASGFSLSAIALGWVVAALLSVSTGSATVGIVGSTSLLAPLVAADPSINTALLTVAVGSGSLFFNYANHGGFWLVKESFGMTMGETFKTITIIQSIVGLVGLAMTLLLNIIVG; from the coding sequence ATGACTGGACATGATATACAACTACTTATTATCACAGTATGTGGCATACTGCTTCTTATAGCCCTAATTACCTCAAAACTGCAGATGCATCCACTCTTGGCACTATTGATTATATCTGTGGGAGTTGGACTGACATCAGGCCTGGGGATTGATAAAGTTGCTGAATCAATTGAGGAGGGGGCGGGCTCTACACTTGGCGAAACGGGGCTCACCATTGCGCTAGGTGCTATGCTTGGTAAACTATTGGCAGACTCTGGAGCAAGTGACCGAATTGCCTCTGTTATTCTAAATGGTTCGAATCCCCGAAGTCTTCCGTGGCTTATGACCTTGGCTGCATTTATTATCGGTATTCCCATGTTTTTTGAGGTTGGACTAATTATGTTATTGCCGCTCATCTTTACTGTTGCCAGCAAACTGGAACAACAAGGCAGTGTGAAAGGATCAGCTTATGTTTCCATTGGAGTTCCAGTTATTGCTGCTCTGGCTACCATGCATGGGATGGTGCCGCCTCATCCAGGCCCGCTTATTGCTATCGGGGCTTTCAACGCTAACTTGGGTATGACAATGATTTATGGTTTTATTTGTGCCATTCCTGCCGTCATTCTTGCAGGGCCGGTATATGGTAAATTCATCACCCCAAGCATGACAGTAAAACCGAACAAAGACTTGCTTGATCAATACACGACGAACCAAGAAACCAATCAAACAAAAGCACCAATACCGATAACAACTGCTTTCGGCGCTATTGTAATTCCGGTTATCATGATGCTGTTACATGCAATTGCAGGGATTTTTCTTTCAGAGGATAATGCGTTTTATCGGGTCGCTGAATTCCTTGGCAGCCCTGTCATTGCCATGTTAATCGGTGTGCTGGCTGCTATTATTATGCTTGGATACGCTCGTGGTACAGATACAAAACAAATTCGCAATTCACTCGGATCAAGCCTTAAGCCAATTGCTGGAATTTTGTTGATTATCGCTGGCGGGGGTGCATTTGGACAGGTATTGGAGGATTCAGGTGTTGGCGAAGCGATCGTACATTTGGCTTCCGGTTTCTCCCTTTCAGCTATTGCATTGGGGTGGGTCGTTGCGGCGTTATTATCTGTGTCCACCGGATCCGCTACAGTGGGAATCGTTGGATCAACAAGCCTCTTAGCCCCACTAGTAGCTGCTGACCCAAGTATTAACACAGCACTATTGACAGTGGCAGTCGGATCCGGATCATTATTCTTTAACTATGCGAATCATGGTGGCTTTTGGCTGGTAAAAGAATCATTCGGTATGACGATGGGGGAAACGTTTAAAACAATCACTATCATACAATCCATCGTTGGCTTGGTTGGATTGGCTATGACACTTTTATTAAACATCATTGTGGGGTAA
- a CDS encoding ornithine--oxo-acid transaminase: MTQTTVKSADIIKQTEQYGAHNYHPLPIVISEAEGVWVKDPEGNKYMDMLSCYSAVNQGHRHPKIIQALKDQADKVTLTSRAFHNELLGPWTKRVAELTGKDKVLPMNTGVEAVETAIKAARRWAYEVKGVEDNKAEVIAANGNFHGRTLHAISLSNDPDATKNYGPFIPGINKVAYGNADAIREAITPNTAAVIVEPIQGEAGIIIPPEGFLKEVRDICTENNVLFIADEVQTGFARTGKMFACDWENVVPDIYVMGKALGGGVMPVSAIAANKAIMDVFTPGSHGSTFGGNPLACAVSLAAIDVIEEEKLAEKSLELGEYFANALKEINNPELQEVRARGLFIGVEFNKPVRSFCEALKEVGVLCKETHENTIRFAPPLVINQEELDWAIDKIKQVLSR; encoded by the coding sequence ATGACGCAAACAACTGTCAAATCAGCAGATATCATCAAACAAACTGAGCAATATGGTGCACACAACTACCATCCACTTCCCATCGTTATTTCGGAAGCTGAAGGTGTTTGGGTAAAAGACCCTGAGGGCAACAAGTATATGGATATGTTAAGTTGTTACTCCGCTGTAAACCAAGGTCATCGTCATCCGAAAATTATTCAAGCATTAAAAGACCAAGCAGATAAAGTGACGTTAACCTCCCGAGCATTCCATAATGAATTGCTTGGGCCATGGACAAAACGGGTTGCGGAATTGACTGGAAAAGACAAGGTTTTACCAATGAATACAGGCGTGGAAGCAGTTGAAACAGCAATCAAAGCAGCTCGTCGCTGGGCATATGAGGTCAAGGGTGTAGAGGATAATAAAGCCGAAGTTATCGCGGCGAACGGGAATTTTCATGGTCGGACATTACATGCCATTTCTTTATCCAATGACCCAGATGCAACCAAAAACTATGGTCCATTTATCCCTGGAATAAACAAGGTAGCATATGGCAATGCTGATGCAATTCGGGAAGCAATTACGCCAAATACCGCTGCAGTTATTGTTGAACCAATTCAAGGAGAAGCCGGCATCATCATTCCGCCTGAAGGATTTTTAAAAGAAGTTCGTGACATCTGTACAGAAAACAATGTTCTATTCATTGCTGACGAGGTGCAAACCGGCTTTGCACGTACGGGGAAAATGTTTGCCTGTGATTGGGAAAATGTCGTTCCGGATATCTATGTGATGGGTAAAGCACTAGGTGGCGGTGTGATGCCAGTGTCCGCGATTGCAGCGAACAAAGCTATTATGGATGTCTTCACACCCGGGTCTCATGGTTCAACATTCGGAGGAAATCCATTGGCTTGTGCCGTGTCGTTGGCAGCAATCGATGTGATTGAGGAAGAAAAACTTGCTGAAAAATCACTTGAACTGGGAGAATACTTTGCCAATGCATTAAAGGAAATTAATAATCCAGAACTACAAGAAGTTCGTGCTCGTGGTTTATTTATCGGAGTAGAATTTAACAAGCCGGTTCGTTCTTTCTGTGAAGCTTTAAAAGAAGTCGGTGTATTATGTAAGGAAACGCATGAAAATACCATCCGTTTTGCACCGCCACTTGTTATTAACCAGGAAGAGCTTGACTGGGCGATAGATAAAATCAAGCAAGTCTTATCCCGCTAA
- a CDS encoding sigma-54 interaction domain-containing protein produces the protein MRDKQSIDMNKLYERLINEVDVGIHVINQQGKTIVYNKKMMEIESMASDDVLNKNLLDVFQFHDKQRSTLVNALKTGKVTRQVKQTYFNNKGKEITTINDTFPIEQHGEIIAAVEIAKDVTQLERMIKENVLRKQNSKFTFDQIIGESEPMQAIIEEAKRATRTSSSVLIIGDTGTGKELFAQSIHNGSHRSSGPFISQNCAAIPDSLMEGLLFGTKKGAFTGAVDRPGLFEQADGGTLLLDEINSLAPALQAKLLRVIQEKTIRRVGDMHDKKIDVRIIATMNEDPIDAVNQNRLRRDLYYRLSVVTLLIPPLRERKDDIWLLIDHFINKYNALFQMNIKKVSNAAKTMLYQHDWPGNVRELEHTIEGTMNLIMDEDVINVHNLPVSFRKRYPRDEKQAKPIVIGTGDLANSEEIKPLSKKMDEVEKAYVQRALAENNDNVSQAAKKLGISRQSLQYRMRKYGI, from the coding sequence ATGCGGGATAAGCAATCAATTGACATGAACAAATTGTATGAGCGGTTAATCAATGAAGTAGATGTTGGTATTCACGTGATTAATCAACAAGGTAAAACCATTGTCTATAATAAAAAAATGATGGAAATTGAATCCATGGCAAGTGATGATGTATTAAACAAAAACCTGCTGGATGTCTTTCAGTTTCACGACAAACAACGGAGTACACTCGTAAATGCGTTAAAGACTGGTAAAGTTACAAGGCAGGTAAAACAAACATATTTCAATAATAAGGGAAAAGAAATCACGACCATTAATGATACGTTTCCGATCGAGCAACATGGTGAAATAATTGCCGCAGTCGAAATCGCTAAAGACGTGACACAACTGGAAAGAATGATCAAAGAAAACGTGCTCCGTAAACAAAATAGCAAATTTACGTTTGACCAGATTATCGGAGAAAGTGAACCAATGCAGGCAATCATTGAAGAAGCAAAGCGGGCAACGAGAACATCGTCATCGGTGTTAATTATTGGCGACACTGGAACAGGAAAGGAACTATTTGCCCAAAGCATCCACAATGGCAGTCATCGTTCAAGCGGACCGTTTATTTCACAAAACTGTGCTGCGATCCCTGATAGTCTAATGGAAGGATTGTTGTTTGGTACCAAAAAGGGTGCCTTTACCGGTGCAGTCGACAGGCCAGGCTTATTTGAACAAGCGGATGGCGGAACACTGCTTTTGGATGAGATTAATTCACTGGCCCCGGCACTACAGGCAAAGTTATTACGGGTGATCCAGGAGAAAACAATTCGGCGTGTTGGTGATATGCATGATAAAAAAATTGACGTACGGATTATTGCCACAATGAATGAGGATCCGATTGATGCTGTCAATCAGAACCGTTTACGTCGGGATTTGTATTATCGATTGAGTGTCGTCACTCTATTGATTCCGCCGCTTCGCGAACGAAAAGACGACATTTGGCTGTTAATTGACCATTTTATCAATAAGTATAATGCGTTGTTTCAAATGAATATAAAAAAGGTCAGTAACGCTGCCAAAACTATGCTTTATCAACATGACTGGCCCGGTAATGTCCGGGAATTAGAACATACGATTGAAGGAACGATGAATTTGATTATGGACGAAGATGTCATTAATGTGCATAATCTGCCTGTAAGTTTTCGGAAAAGATACCCTCGTGACGAAAAGCAAGCAAAACCAATTGTCATTGGTACAGGCGATTTGGCTAACAGTGAGGAGATAAAACCATTAAGTAAAAAAATGGATGAGGTAGAAAAGGCATACGTCCAACGGGCTTTGGCCGAAAATAACGATAACGTTTCCCAAGCTGCAAAAAAACTTGGCATCAGTAGACAGAGTTTGCAATATCGGATGAGGAAGTATGGAATTTAA